From Etheostoma spectabile isolate EspeVRDwgs_2016 unplaced genomic scaffold, UIUC_Espe_1.0 scaffold00018858, whole genome shotgun sequence, one genomic window encodes:
- the LOC116682861 gene encoding C-type lectin BfL-1 produces MRPVVVTAILLLGVLMFMSDSAAGDLAQVCKTIYPVTPCKNKKLGEGWFQMGSNRCVKAFYNTQHLGHSDAEMTCRKFPNGHLVSIHNDAEVNQVQCAMYKATTGKAHYWIGAFLIDDGDFYKHNYRFVWTDDSSFGYTNWAGGQPDNARRREHCVEMNYWDWGLWNDANCNENKPYVCAVNV; encoded by the exons ATGCGTCCCGTTGTGGTTACTGCCATCCTTCTTCTGGGGGTACTGATGTTCATGTCGGACTCTGCAGCCG GGGATCTTGCACAAGTGTGTAAGACCATATATCCGGTCACACCGTGTAAAAACAAGAAACTCGGTGAAGGCTGGTTCCAGATGGGTAGCAACCGCTGTGTGAAGGCGTTCTACAATACTCAGCATTTGGGCCATTCTGATGCAGAG ATGACTTGTAGAAAATTCCCAAATGGCCATCTGGTATCGATCCACAATGACGCAGAGGTGAATCAAGTCCAATGTGCCATGTACAAAGCCACCACCGGAAAAGCTCACTACTGGATCGGAGCCTTCCTTATTGAT GATGGTGATTTTTACAAACACAATTATCGTTTTGTTTGGACGGATGACAGTAGTTTTGGTTACACCAACTGGGCTGGTGGCCAGCCTGACAATGCTCGGCGCAGAGAGCACTGCGTTGAGATGAACTATTGGG ACTGGGGACTCTGGAACGATGCAAACTGTAATGAGAATAAGCCCTACGTGTGTGCAGTGAATGTCTAG